A single region of the Deltaproteobacteria bacterium genome encodes:
- a CDS encoding glycosyltransferase family 4 protein, with the protein MLIALDARSLLEPLTGVGYYSYYLFWHLLEQDKQNDYLLLGPAGLRRNLLKARLPREEKIHRLQQAAVGGFRKRSAYERLKLLMFYGPSAVFRIYHLRWRANLFFGPNFLGFFSANCTTVITVHDVSYLIYPDCIAEKTLRILRKHMPTHLARADHIIAVSQNTRKDLVRLCGVPEEKIAVIYPGYNAELFKPLPIENRVLSDKFNLKPGYILYVGTIEPRKNLITLLQAHRLLCRKGITVPLVFCGAIGWKSESFFNTLRSLESKDSVRLLGYVDEQSLPLLYNGAACFAFPSIYEGFGLPLVEAMACGCPVISSNVSAIPEVVGDAGLLIKDPLDQSMLADAIEQVIGDETRQQQMHLKGIERATRFSWRKTARETLKIFTELLGENETNSFDSYVH; encoded by the coding sequence ATGCTCATCGCTCTAGACGCTAGGTCTTTACTCGAACCTCTCACTGGTGTTGGCTATTACAGTTATTACCTCTTCTGGCATCTCCTAGAACAAGACAAGCAAAATGACTACCTGCTTCTAGGTCCAGCAGGCCTTCGCCGCAATTTGCTCAAGGCGAGGCTCCCTAGAGAAGAGAAGATTCACAGGCTACAGCAGGCTGCTGTAGGAGGATTTAGAAAAAGGAGCGCCTATGAACGGCTAAAACTGCTTATGTTTTATGGGCCGAGTGCTGTTTTTCGAATTTACCATCTCCGCTGGCGAGCCAACCTGTTTTTCGGTCCCAATTTTCTTGGTTTTTTCTCTGCCAATTGTACTACAGTGATTACAGTCCATGACGTGAGCTATTTGATCTATCCTGATTGCATTGCCGAGAAAACTCTAAGAATTCTAAGAAAACACATGCCAACACATCTTGCCAGGGCGGACCATATTATTGCCGTCTCCCAAAATACCCGGAAAGATCTGGTGCGACTCTGCGGTGTGCCAGAGGAGAAAATTGCAGTTATTTACCCCGGCTATAATGCGGAGCTATTCAAACCACTGCCGATAGAAAATCGTGTACTTTCTGATAAGTTCAATTTGAAGCCGGGCTACATCTTATATGTAGGGACCATCGAGCCTCGCAAGAATCTCATTACCCTGCTACAAGCTCATCGCCTTCTTTGTCGAAAAGGCATAACCGTTCCTTTGGTGTTCTGTGGAGCTATTGGCTGGAAGAGTGAATCCTTTTTCAATACTTTGAGGTCCCTGGAGTCCAAGGATTCAGTTCGGCTTCTAGGCTATGTGGACGAACAGAGCCTCCCTTTGCTTTATAACGGTGCAGCATGCTTTGCTTTTCCATCCATATACGAAGGGTTTGGTTTACCTTTGGTCGAAGCCATGGCATGCGGCTGTCCGGTGATAAGTTCAAACGTCTCGGCCATCCCTGAGGTGGTAGGGGATGCCGGCTTGCTTATAAAGGATCCACTGGATCAGTCTATGTTAGCTGACGCCATTGAACAGGTTATCGGCGACGAAACCCGGCAACAACAGATGCACCTGAAAGGAATTGAACGAGCAACTCGTTTCAGCTGGAGGAAGACTGCCCGGGAGACCCTGAAGATATTTACTGAACTGCTTGGAGAAAATGAAACTAACTCATTCGATTCATATGTTCATTGA
- a CDS encoding glycosyltransferase family 4 protein — MAELLLRVLAEMNIGISIEHLHGKKTGVGQYGFHIALSLARIDPQNHYSLFSPSPLSAPDAKRLTAQPNLQLFDHNPLARIFSSDVILIPLWLQFYLPYITRRHRLDIYFHTGSIWPLLPFRAARRRFVFIHDVIPLLFPECYYKHSVLYYRLTRMTNVKTYDGFIVNSETTKKDLQLQLGIRGSRICVTALGKDDRFVPVSDSFRRATVRAKYTLPEFYILSVGTLEPRKNIVGLLKAFARAKSRQILKLVIIGKTGWLYSDIFETVKQLGIGNEVMFTGFVDDDDLPAIYSMARAFVYPSLYEGFGLPVLEAMACGVPVITSDIPAIEEIVGDAAIRVNPNDIVLLAKSIDEVALEEATHHRLRQAALSRAHKFTWENTARQTLEFFLSSREAAHF; from the coding sequence ATGGCAGAATTACTTTTGAGGGTATTGGCGGAAATGAATATAGGCATCTCCATCGAGCACCTGCACGGCAAGAAAACAGGGGTCGGCCAGTATGGTTTTCACATCGCTCTCAGTCTTGCAAGAATAGACCCCCAAAATCATTACTCACTTTTCAGCCCATCGCCCCTGTCAGCGCCAGACGCCAAGAGATTGACCGCCCAACCGAACCTTCAGCTCTTTGACCACAATCCGCTGGCAAGAATTTTCTCCAGCGATGTCATCCTTATTCCCCTGTGGCTGCAGTTCTATCTTCCCTACATAACCAGGCGTCACAGATTGGACATATATTTTCACACCGGCAGCATATGGCCGCTGCTACCTTTCCGAGCTGCCAGGCGCCGGTTTGTCTTCATCCATGACGTGATTCCTCTGTTGTTTCCTGAGTGCTATTACAAACACTCTGTCCTCTATTACCGTCTGACCAGGATGACCAATGTGAAAACCTACGATGGTTTCATTGTCAATTCTGAAACCACCAAGAAAGACCTGCAATTGCAACTCGGTATTCGTGGCAGCCGCATTTGCGTCACAGCTCTGGGCAAAGACGACCGTTTTGTGCCAGTAAGCGATTCCTTCCGCAGGGCAACTGTAAGGGCAAAGTACACCTTGCCCGAATTTTATATCCTTTCTGTCGGCACTCTCGAGCCCAGAAAAAACATTGTCGGTCTTCTCAAGGCCTTTGCCAGAGCCAAGTCTCGCCAGATCCTGAAACTCGTGATCATTGGTAAAACTGGCTGGCTGTACAGCGATATATTTGAGACTGTCAAACAATTAGGGATCGGCAACGAGGTCATGTTCACCGGGTTTGTAGACGATGATGATCTGCCAGCCATCTATTCGATGGCAAGAGCCTTTGTCTATCCATCGCTTTACGAGGGATTCGGTCTGCCGGTTCTGGAGGCTATGGCCTGCGGGGTGCCTGTGATCACTTCAGATATACCAGCAATAGAAGAGATTGTCGGAGATGCAGCAATCAGGGTGAACCCCAATGACATTGTGCTGTTGGCAAAAAGCATTGATGAAGTTGCCCTGGAAGAAGCAACACATCACAGACTACGCCAAGCCGCACTCTCACGAGCACATAAGTTCACCTGGGAAAATACCGCCCGGCAGACTCTCGAGTTCTTCCTGAGCTCACGTGAGGCCGCCCATTTCTAA
- a CDS encoding glycosyltransferase, whose protein sequence is MRVSIVIPAYNAASTIGQTVQWSLEQANNGCELEVIVVDDGSTDDTAIVAAAHGARVISQVNQGPAAARNRGWHEATGSIVCFTDADCIPCKNWLANLLQGFRDWRVGAVAGSYHIANAGSWLARWVHREIIERHNRMPATVRAFGSYNVAMPRYILAATGGFNTEYPQASGEDTDLSYRIIKGGWHIVFVPEARVAHYHPENLWRYLKEQFRHGYWRAKLYTDHPEMIAGDDYTLLKDRVEPLFVLATTGLFLLFGSGFAVLQMPLWLTLVCYAFLQLIWPLKWGIAERKLAPLPYAGVTFVRGFVRTGGLALGALRFGKKFLVPTWFKANRL, encoded by the coding sequence ATGAGAGTTAGTATTGTCATACCGGCATACAACGCCGCCAGTACCATTGGGCAGACCGTGCAATGGAGCCTCGAACAGGCCAACAATGGTTGCGAGCTGGAAGTTATTGTGGTGGACGATGGTTCTACGGATGACACTGCCATAGTGGCAGCAGCCCATGGCGCCAGGGTGATCAGCCAGGTAAATCAAGGACCAGCTGCGGCTCGCAACAGAGGCTGGCATGAAGCTACCGGCAGCATTGTCTGTTTTACGGATGCAGATTGCATTCCCTGCAAGAACTGGCTGGCAAACCTACTCCAGGGATTCAGAGACTGGCGGGTTGGCGCAGTGGCAGGTAGCTACCATATTGCCAATGCCGGTTCCTGGTTGGCTCGTTGGGTGCACCGGGAAATAATTGAACGTCACAACCGCATGCCTGCCACGGTACGCGCCTTTGGTTCTTACAACGTTGCCATGCCACGCTATATATTAGCAGCAACAGGGGGCTTCAATACTGAATATCCTCAGGCCAGTGGTGAAGATACCGACCTATCGTACAGAATTATCAAGGGAGGCTGGCACATTGTTTTCGTTCCAGAGGCCAGGGTTGCGCATTATCATCCTGAAAATCTGTGGCGCTATCTCAAAGAGCAATTTCGGCATGGCTACTGGCGGGCCAAACTTTACACGGATCATCCAGAGATGATCGCAGGCGACGACTATACCCTTCTCAAAGACCGAGTTGAACCTCTCTTCGTCTTGGCAACCACCGGGCTTTTTCTTCTTTTTGGCAGTGGCTTTGCTGTCCTGCAGATGCCGCTCTGGCTAACTCTTGTCTGCTATGCTTTCCTGCAGCTGATCTGGCCGCTCAAGTGGGGGATCGCCGAGCGCAAGCTCGCACCTCTGCCCTATGCCGGAGTTACTTTTGTGCGCGGCTTTGTTCGTACTGGGGGGTTAGCCCTGGGGGCCTTACGGTTCGGCAAAAAGTTCTTGGTGCCAACTTGGTTTAAAGCAAACCGCCTCTGA
- a CDS encoding glycosyltransferase family 2 protein, with product MKKKTLIIVPAFNEEASIAQVVKQLKEHIPWGDILVVDDGSRDRTARRARESGAMVLSLPYNMGIGSTVQSGFLFAKEKGYHFAVQVDGDGQHPAADVPRLLAALEDGADMAIGSRFVAPTGYRAPLFRNIGIKIFSLLVSMIVGKRVYDTTSGFRAINRRAILLLTQEYPHDYPEVEALITLHRHGMRFVEIPVAMNHREEGRSSISAGAAVYYMLKVTLATLVASIKGRQ from the coding sequence TTGAAAAAAAAGACCTTGATAATCGTGCCGGCTTTCAATGAGGAAGCTAGCATCGCTCAGGTGGTGAAGCAGCTGAAGGAACACATCCCCTGGGGTGATATCTTGGTGGTGGATGACGGCTCCAGGGACAGAACAGCAAGAAGGGCTCGCGAGAGTGGCGCCATGGTGCTGAGCCTTCCCTATAACATGGGTATAGGCAGCACTGTTCAGAGCGGTTTCCTGTTTGCCAAAGAAAAGGGTTATCATTTTGCTGTACAGGTGGACGGTGATGGACAGCATCCTGCTGCCGATGTGCCACGGCTGCTGGCAGCACTGGAAGATGGGGCGGACATGGCCATTGGTTCTCGTTTCGTGGCACCTACAGGCTACAGAGCGCCACTTTTCAGAAACATAGGCATCAAGATATTTTCTTTGCTGGTGAGCATGATTGTCGGCAAGAGAGTGTATGATACTACTTCCGGTTTCCGGGCCATAAACCGCCGGGCCATCCTGCTGTTGACCCAGGAGTATCCCCATGATTATCCTGAGGTCGAGGCCTTGATCACCCTGCATCGTCATGGCATGCGGTTTGTGGAAATTCCTGTGGCAATGAACCACAGGGAGGAGGGAAGATCCTCCATATCCGCTGGCGCTGCCGTCTATTATATGTTGAAGGTTACTCTGGCGACTCTGGTGGCCAGTATCAAAGGGAGGCAATAG
- a CDS encoding DUF2304 domain-containing protein, translating into MTEIALHLRIIIGILSFTLAGIIIELIRQGRLKEHYAIVWLLTAVCIFIFGIWPDSLNIVSRIVRLHHLTTLFMVAFLFLLAIVLHFSLAISQLFERNRRLTQEVAWLKFELEQLKEAKVRQRRVKLVQSPG; encoded by the coding sequence ATGACTGAAATTGCCCTGCATCTCAGGATCATCATCGGCATCCTCAGTTTCACTCTGGCTGGAATCATCATCGAGTTGATTCGCCAGGGCCGTCTCAAGGAACACTATGCCATTGTCTGGCTGTTGACGGCGGTATGTATTTTCATTTTTGGAATTTGGCCCGATTCACTCAACATCGTCTCGCGCATAGTCCGCCTGCACCATCTCACTACCCTATTCATGGTGGCTTTTCTTTTTCTACTGGCGATTGTTCTGCATTTCAGTCTGGCGATCAGTCAACTTTTTGAGAGAAATCGCCGCCTGACCCAGGAAGTGGCCTGGCTGAAGTTTGAGCTGGAACAATTGAAGGAGGCAAAGGTTCGTCAGCGCCGGGTAAAACTGGTGCAATCGCCAGGCTAG
- the alaS gene encoding alanine--tRNA ligase, whose protein sequence is MKTAEIRSAFLEYFRANGHTIVKSSSLVPHDDPTLLFTNAGMVQFKRPLLGEEKRDYVRATSCQKCMRAGGKHNDLRNVGRTARHHTFFEMLGNFSFGDYFKKEAIHFGWEFLTRDLNLQKDKLYASVHEGDDSMGIGVDQEAMEEWSRYLPQERILTLPTSENFWAMGDTGPCGPCSEIIIDQGEHMACGPECAPGVCDCDRFLELWNLVFMQFNRKDDGSMEPLPAPSIDTGAGLERIAAVLQGVPTNYDIDLFRQIIDAIEAISGHAHGRDADKDVSIKVIADHGRAATFLICDGVLPSNEGRGYVLRRVIRRAVRHGRLLGVEEPFLDKVADSVIAAMSDTYPELAQNASYIKMALGNEEKSFSATLDRGLAKLQDEVEKLKKDGLRVFPGEVIFKLYDTYGFPIDIVMDTARDLQFQVDESGFEKLMAEQRQRSRAAFKISGVLETSEALKQLSAQGITTTFTGYDRTEDEGVILALLTKNGAVSEVSEGEQVEVVCDKTPFYGEAGGQTGDSGYMSGRNFVLKVENAQKTPGDLIVHLCQVEKGAARVGDQVNLRVDEEKRRATERNHTATHILHHVLRSVLGDHVKQQGSYVGPDRLRFDFSHSEALTPEQLALIERQVNERIVENRDLTTRITDMDTAIAQGAMALFEEKYGDTVRMVSIGDYSSELCGGTHSHHTGDIGLFKIVSESSVAAGVRRIEALTGPTAVQYVQEQERILKETAALLRTAPQDLRDRISKLLAQQKELEKEVERVKAQALSRRFAPSGKEARTVNGIKVLSTKVQVDSPKDLRVMLDNLKAELKSAVIVLGAEGEDGKAMLICGVTSDLTDRFNAGEIIKELAAQVGGRGGGRADMAQGGGPRVDGLPAALENVYTLIRSRGD, encoded by the coding sequence ATGAAAACTGCTGAGATCAGAAGCGCATTCCTCGAATACTTTCGTGCCAACGGCCATACCATTGTGAAGAGTTCTTCGCTGGTTCCCCACGATGACCCCACCCTGCTGTTCACCAACGCCGGCATGGTTCAGTTCAAGAGACCGCTGCTCGGGGAGGAAAAGCGCGATTACGTACGCGCCACCTCATGTCAGAAATGTATGCGAGCCGGCGGCAAGCACAATGATCTCCGCAACGTGGGACGAACAGCTCGCCACCACACCTTCTTTGAAATGCTGGGAAATTTTTCTTTTGGTGACTATTTCAAAAAGGAAGCCATCCATTTTGGCTGGGAATTCCTCACCAGAGATCTCAATCTACAAAAGGACAAACTCTATGCCTCAGTGCACGAAGGCGACGACAGCATGGGTATCGGCGTGGATCAGGAGGCCATGGAAGAATGGAGTAGATACCTGCCGCAAGAAAGAATCCTCACGCTGCCCACCAGCGAAAACTTTTGGGCAATGGGCGATACCGGACCTTGCGGACCCTGTTCAGAAATCATTATAGACCAGGGAGAACACATGGCCTGCGGCCCAGAGTGTGCCCCGGGCGTCTGCGACTGCGACCGCTTCCTCGAACTCTGGAATCTGGTGTTCATGCAGTTCAATCGCAAAGACGACGGTTCCATGGAACCACTGCCTGCTCCATCCATAGACACGGGTGCTGGCCTGGAAAGAATAGCAGCAGTCCTGCAAGGAGTGCCGACTAATTATGATATTGATCTGTTTCGGCAGATCATTGATGCCATCGAAGCAATAAGTGGCCACGCCCACGGACGCGATGCCGACAAGGACGTCTCCATCAAGGTCATTGCTGATCACGGCCGGGCCGCTACCTTCCTCATTTGCGACGGCGTGCTGCCCAGCAACGAAGGCCGCGGTTACGTGCTGCGCCGCGTTATTCGCCGGGCTGTACGCCATGGCAGACTTCTGGGAGTGGAGGAACCTTTTTTGGACAAGGTTGCCGACTCGGTTATCGCGGCAATGAGTGACACCTATCCTGAATTGGCCCAGAATGCAAGCTATATAAAAATGGCCCTGGGTAATGAAGAAAAATCCTTCTCTGCCACCCTCGACAGGGGCTTGGCCAAACTGCAAGATGAAGTGGAAAAACTGAAAAAGGATGGCCTGCGCGTCTTTCCCGGCGAAGTGATTTTCAAACTCTATGACACCTATGGTTTTCCCATCGACATCGTAATGGACACAGCCCGGGACTTGCAGTTCCAGGTGGATGAGAGCGGCTTTGAAAAACTAATGGCAGAGCAACGCCAGCGTTCCAGGGCCGCCTTCAAGATTTCCGGCGTGCTGGAAACTTCAGAAGCCCTCAAGCAGCTGAGCGCCCAGGGGATCACCACCACTTTCACCGGCTATGACCGCACCGAAGACGAGGGGGTGATTCTCGCTCTACTCACCAAAAATGGGGCGGTATCAGAGGTTAGCGAAGGTGAACAGGTAGAGGTTGTGTGCGACAAGACGCCGTTCTATGGCGAGGCCGGCGGCCAGACCGGCGATTCAGGATACATGAGCGGCAGGAACTTCGTGCTCAAGGTGGAAAATGCCCAGAAGACACCTGGCGATCTCATTGTCCATCTCTGCCAGGTGGAAAAGGGAGCCGCTAGAGTAGGAGACCAGGTCAATCTCAGAGTGGATGAAGAAAAGAGGAGGGCCACGGAGAGGAATCACACTGCCACCCACATCCTGCACCATGTGTTGCGAAGCGTCTTGGGAGACCACGTAAAGCAGCAAGGTTCCTATGTGGGCCCGGATCGACTCCGCTTTGATTTCTCTCACAGCGAAGCACTCACCCCTGAGCAGCTAGCCCTCATAGAACGACAGGTAAATGAACGCATTGTGGAAAATAGAGATCTAACCACCCGCATCACAGATATGGACACGGCCATTGCTCAGGGTGCCATGGCACTTTTTGAGGAAAAATATGGTGATACTGTGCGCATGGTGTCAATAGGAGACTACTCCAGTGAGCTCTGCGGAGGCACTCACAGCCATCATACTGGAGACATCGGCTTGTTCAAGATCGTCTCCGAAAGTTCAGTGGCGGCCGGAGTTCGGCGCATTGAAGCACTAACTGGCCCGACTGCTGTGCAATATGTTCAGGAACAGGAACGGATCCTGAAAGAAACAGCCGCCTTGCTGCGAACCGCACCCCAAGATTTGCGTGATAGAATCAGCAAGCTTCTGGCACAGCAAAAAGAGCTGGAAAAGGAAGTGGAAAGGGTTAAAGCTCAGGCTTTGAGCCGACGATTCGCCCCCAGCGGCAAGGAAGCCCGCACTGTAAATGGAATCAAAGTACTCAGTACCAAGGTGCAGGTCGACAGCCCCAAAGATTTGCGGGTAATGCTCGACAATCTCAAGGCGGAGCTGAAATCGGCGGTAATTGTTCTCGGTGCCGAAGGGGAAGACGGCAAGGCAATGCTCATCTGTGGAGTGACCAGTGATCTCACCGACCGCTTCAATGCTGGCGAGATCATCAAGGAGCTCGCTGCTCAAGTAGGCGGCAGGGGCGGCGGCAGAGCGGACATGGCTCAGGGCGGTGGGCCCAGGGTTGATGGGCTGCCGGCAGCCCTGGAAAACGTCTACACCTTGATCCGGAGCCGTGGTGACTAG
- the recA gene encoding recombinase RecA: MAKESDERQRAIDLAMSQIERQFGKGAIMRLGSEQAVADIPVIPTGSLSLDLALGLGGVPRGRVVEIFGPESSGKTTLALHIVAEAQKRNGIAAFIDAEHALDLSYARKLGVNVDDLLISQPDTGEQALEITEVLVRSGAMDAVVIDSVAALVPRAEIEGEMGDSHMGLQARLMSQALRKLTAAISKSRTTVIFINQIRMKLGVLFGNPETTTGGNALKFYSSVRLDIRRISAIKDGQEIIGSRTRVKVVKNKLAPPFKEAEFDIMYGQGISREGDILDMGTGLNIVEKSGAWYSYGGDRLGQGRENVKLFLKEHPDVCTAIERQVREAYGLHISDIGEGRKTEQ, from the coding sequence ATGGCAAAAGAGAGTGATGAAAGACAACGAGCCATTGACCTTGCCATGAGTCAAATAGAACGTCAATTTGGCAAGGGAGCAATAATGCGACTGGGCAGTGAACAGGCGGTTGCAGATATACCGGTCATACCTACGGGTTCTCTGTCGCTCGACCTGGCCCTGGGTCTAGGCGGCGTGCCGCGTGGTCGCGTTGTTGAAATCTTCGGCCCCGAATCATCCGGCAAGACTACCCTGGCTCTGCATATAGTAGCAGAAGCCCAGAAGCGCAATGGCATTGCCGCCTTTATTGATGCTGAACATGCCCTTGATCTCTCGTACGCCCGTAAACTTGGGGTAAATGTGGACGACCTGCTCATCTCTCAGCCGGATACGGGTGAACAAGCGCTGGAAATTACTGAGGTGTTGGTGCGCAGCGGTGCCATGGATGCGGTTGTCATCGATTCTGTGGCAGCACTGGTGCCGCGGGCCGAAATAGAGGGAGAAATGGGAGACTCCCACATGGGCTTGCAGGCGCGCCTCATGTCTCAGGCACTGCGCAAGCTCACAGCCGCCATCAGCAAGTCCAGGACCACCGTTATTTTTATCAACCAGATCCGCATGAAGCTGGGAGTACTCTTCGGCAATCCGGAAACCACCACTGGAGGAAATGCTCTGAAATTTTACTCTTCCGTGCGTCTCGACATCAGGCGCATCAGTGCCATAAAAGATGGCCAGGAGATTATAGGAAGTCGCACCAGGGTGAAAGTAGTGAAGAACAAGCTGGCGCCTCCCTTCAAAGAAGCTGAATTCGATATCATGTATGGCCAGGGCATCTCCAGAGAAGGAGATATCCTGGACATGGGCACTGGACTCAATATCGTGGAGAAAAGCGGAGCCTGGTATTCTTACGGCGGCGATCGATTGGGGCAAGGCCGCGAAAACGTCAAGCTGTTCTTGAAAGAACATCCTGATGTCTGCACCGCTATTGAGCGTCAGGTGAGAGAAGCTTACGGCTTGCACATCAGCGACATTGGTGAAGGGAGGAAAACAGAACAATGA
- the thpR gene encoding RNA 2',3'-cyclic phosphodiesterase produces the protein MIRTFIAIRIPEQTREAIAAVQQALRAHGARVRWVKPHSIHLTLKFLGNIQPEQVDDIAAAINQATSGEAVFTLRATTLGGFPNLRKPRVIWLGLQGEIVPLLRLQARLEDELESIGFPREKRPFKPHLTIGRIRDRRSQQDLSQLVAAIPLTEFNPFDVQEIILYKSDLRPTGAIYTELRHIPLAAPASR, from the coding sequence ATGATCCGTACCTTCATAGCCATCCGGATACCTGAACAAACTAGAGAGGCCATTGCTGCAGTTCAACAAGCGTTGCGAGCCCATGGTGCTCGAGTGCGCTGGGTGAAACCCCACAGCATTCACCTTACCCTCAAGTTCCTGGGAAACATCCAGCCAGAGCAGGTGGATGACATTGCTGCCGCCATAAATCAGGCCACCTCCGGGGAAGCAGTGTTCACTCTGCGAGCCACCACCCTGGGAGGTTTTCCCAACCTTCGCAAACCGCGGGTAATTTGGCTGGGACTCCAGGGAGAAATTGTACCGCTTCTGCGCCTTCAGGCTCGCCTGGAAGACGAACTGGAATCAATTGGTTTTCCCAGAGAAAAAAGACCTTTCAAACCCCATCTCACCATAGGCCGTATTAGAGATCGCCGCAGTCAGCAGGATTTGTCCCAGCTGGTGGCAGCTATCCCTCTGACTGAGTTCAATCCTTTTGACGTCCAGGAAATAATATTGTATAAAAGTGATCTCAGACCGACCGGGGCGATCTACACGGAACTTCGACACATACCGCTTGCTGCTCCCGCATCGAGGTAA